Genomic DNA from Hordeum vulgare subsp. vulgare chromosome 2H, MorexV3_pseudomolecules_assembly, whole genome shotgun sequence:
CCTCGCCGACGTCGTCGAAGCCGAAGAGGCGCTCGGTGCGGAGGAGCACGTGGAGGTAGGCGCCCGCGGCGGAGGCCTTGGCGGCCGTGGGCGGGACGGCGAACAGGAACGTGTCGTCCCACGTCGGGTGCCTGGCGCCGTCGCGGTCGGTCTTGCTGCGCTGCCGCGTGCGAGGGTCGCCGAGCACGGACGTGATGGCGTACACCTCCATGCGGCTGAACACGTTGACGTCCATCAGGCTGTGACCCGACACCAGCGTCAGCTCGAGGACCCTGTGCGCCATTGCTCTCTCGGCCCTGTTGGAGAAAGGGAGACAACGCACTACGTGGCTAGCTGCGAGCTTTGCCGTACTggactatggcggccatggcgcgCAGGGGTATGTATAGGGGACGGACGGGGCCACCTTCCAGCGACGTATTACGAGTCGGCTGCTCCAAGTTTGGCGCGCGGGCTAACATTCATATATGCATGGATGTGCACGCATCCGATGCCAAGGGAAATTTCAGCAGAATGTGCGCAACAGCTAGCTTGTTGCTGACATTTCATATACAAAATTCTACTTAAATTTTATATAAACTCTAAAGATCTCATCTAGAACACCTATGGTTGAATCACTgaatttgtactccctccgttcctaaatataagaccttttagagattatactataaactacatacgaatgtacataaacatattttagagtatagattcactcattttgtttcgtatgtagtcttctaatgaaatacctaaaaggtcttatattttgaaacggagggagtataagactGCAGTTAGGTTGCTTCTGATGAAAGATTATTGTGCTACTTCTTTCCCACCGATATGACGCGACATATAATTTTCAAAACTACTGCAAGAGTGGAAGGTGCATGATATTTTCCACTAGACTAGATATCGATGGAATACAATTCACAATCATAACTGTGGACCAGCTGCATGTCCAATTGTCCAGGAAGAACTGACAGAAAGAACTTCATGAATGATGTATTTTTTCAGAAAGGTGGAATTCTATAATTACAAGTATATATTCTTATTTAGATGATAACTAGGTAACGAAGTTATTTGATTAAACTTGTGAATTTAAACGCTGGATAAAATCATTAAACTGAAGGACTAGACAAAATGAGCAcctaagaaaaaaaatcatttctcaAATTGAACTTACAAATGACAATGAAACAAAACAAAACTCATAATTTTAGAAATGCTGTCAATATATTCAGATCGAGTGTTGATTAATCAAACTCAAAACGCAGAGCTTGGGGTCGGCTGTCGCACCAACAAGCCAAAAACGTTAGCTTGGCTCGGCCTATTGGGTTGAGCCCAAAATCTCGACTCGCCGGTGCAGACCCATCTTTGATTCTACACAgaatatattactccctccgtggcTCCGTTCCATACTAATTGCCACCCAAACGGACGTATCTACCATTaaaatatacttcctccgttcctaaatataagtctttgtagagattttactagtggactatatacggatgtatatagacatactttagagtgtacattcaatcattttactccgtatgtagacacctattgaaatcgtttaaaagacttatatttaggaacagaggaagtATAATAGATATTACATTCATTTCAGCTGCAACTAATATGGGATCATGGGAATAGTAGAAGTATAAACAGAAATTCTGCTTGGCATGACTggtcaacaaacaaacaataaaaaaaGTAGTCCAATACAATTTTTCATTGCATCCACTTAAATTCAATCAGACCAAAAAATGAAGATTATTCTTGAACAAAGAATTCATTGAAGAAAGAAATAATAGTATAAAAATAAACCATACTACTACTATGTCATGAATTGAGCGGAAGAATTCAGCCTGCTCGGGGAAGAGGCAGAACCGCGAGTCGGCCGAAGATGAGTTGAGCCAAAGAATTCATTGAAGAAAGAAATAATAGTTGCTCTGGGAAGAGGCAGTATGAGAACGGACGTGGACCAACTCATCTTCGACTGCGCACACACGACGGACGGGCTCGAGCGCCTCAGCCACGGAGTAGCTAGTGTAGTAGTAAAAGGAAAAAAGACAGCGGATATTTCATGGAGTACTTGAATATCCCACGAAATGCTTCCAAAAAAAGGTTAAGGGGGTACGAATGCACCGATCTTACTACTAATTAAATTCAGCATTATAGTATTCTAGGATCcattaggctggtcatagtgggggTATCATAACTAATAACATAGTCTTAGCACTAGTAAACATGCATGGTGATGTGacaagtaattaaagaagagagaggattatagtaacataggtagataccgtaacatgttaaatgttatgctactatgtgtcatgcatgttaataaatgagatcatctatgatactaatttatgatactatgcactataaagatattatcatacaatagtaacatatgcatgatactactatatgttactctccACTATGAACAGCCTTATTCATTATTTTTAAACTGTTCGCCCACAATTCATGCACCAACCAATGATAAATGCATTCGGCGCAGAAACATATACTCTAGGATCTAGACGTGAACCGGGTGTCAGCATTACAATTCTCCTGGGCAAAGTAGAGACGATTGGCATGGAGGTCAAACGTGAACCGCGTGTCCATCTGCTGCGCCGCGCCGAGCACCGTCATCTCCTCGTCCGGCATGACGGTGAAACACAGGAGCCTGGCGGTCACCTTCCGGAACAGCAGTTCCGGCTTGATGAAAAGCTTGGCTGTGTCTTCGTACATGTTGATGGTCAAGCTCGGGAGGTGCACGTGGCCCCACGAGACAAAGCAGAGGCGGTGCCCCTGCACCTGCGCCTTCGCGCGGCGCGCCCCTTGCTTCTGCATGTTCGCCACGACCTCGGCCTCGACGATGTCGTATGCCTGGCGAACCAGCCTTGTCAGCGGAGTCCCCGGATCGACGACGGACCCCCCTCGTCGGGTTTGAAGGTTCCGCGTGAACATCGCCGGCTGTAACCTCATAATTCTTCTCCCGTTCAAGCTGATGCCGACGACGCGGATGTGGTACATGCCGCCGGAGCCCGGTCCCGTGAAGAGCAGCGACGTGCTGTGCGCGTGGTCGTGCCTCGGGATGTCGCGGCCGAAGCGGAGGAACCCGTGCTTGGCGATGGGGTGGCTCTGCTCGGGGAAGAGGCAGTAAGAGAACCGCGAGTCGGCCAGCCCGCGCGCGGTGAGCTGGCTCAGGAACGACATCGGGTGCCTGCTCAAGCTCAGGGCCCCAGCGAGAACGCCGTGGCTGAGGCGCTCGAGCCCGTCCGTCGTGTGTGCGCAGCCGAAGATGAGTTGGTCCACGTCCGTGCTGTGTCCTCCTGCGCCGGTACCGGCGAAGGCGAACATGTCGCTGCCGAGGTAGCCGTGTGCGGCGACGTTCCAGGTGGTGGTGTAGAAGCTGCACCGGTTGCCGACGGAAGGGGTGTAGGGGGGCGTACACATGGGGTCCGTTGCCTTCATGTGCTTGTAGCGAGGGGACTCGGCAGAGTCGAAGACGGCGCCCTCCTGCCGAACCTCGGGCACGCAGGGCTGGCACTGCATCCACGTCAGATTGCCGACGAGGTCCAGCCCGAGCTTGTAGAAATGCCGGGTTTGGCCGGAGCCCACGCCGACGAGGACGCCGTACAAGGGCCACCCCACGGGTGCTATGTGCGGACCTATGCTCGTGAGGTTCGCGCCAAGCTGCCCGTCGGCTGTTTCCTGGTTGGACACGACAGGCAGACTGAATCCGGCGCTCGGTGGTGCCACATTGCCGACGGTGCCATGGCTGGACGAAATCAGCAGAGCAAAGAGGAAGCAAAGCTTATAGGCATATAAAATAGACATGGTTGCTATGATCGATGAGCAACCAGGAGGAGAGAGACAGATTTAGAATGCCTCCTTCGTTTGGAGGCCGTGTTCTCCAATTAGTGTAAGAAGATATACATACATGGCTTAATTGCGCTGACGAGTATCTGATGTGAATCTGAATTGTGTACTTCAAACATTAATGCATGTATTACTTAGTGCATCGAAGATACAAGAACGGCTAATTAATTAAGATACAAGGGCGGCTAATTAATTAATCCATCTCTGGAGTATGGATATGCATGCATTGGTGAGGCGCGCAAGTAGATGCTGATTGTGTGGGCTGAGCACTACTGCCTGGATCCCCGTgtataaggctggttgtaatgggtagtatcatataggtggtgtttgtttccagggactttttggggtagggactaaaaaaaagtcccaaaaagtcccatgtgaaacaaacaggagggacttttagggactaaagtgGGGTGTTTGTGACTATTTGGAGAAGTACCTATGtgagggactttttgggacttttttcaacaatgcccctacttttagcacgtaatttaataactactactacattactaatgataacatggtctttttacatgtcatttaatgacctctagtccctatttagtcccaggaaacaaacgggtagggactagggacttttaagttgggactaaaaaaagtcccaggACTTCTCAAACAAACAGGGCCATAGTAGtagcatgcatatgatactagtgtatgataccacatccgtaatgcatagtatcatatgctaGTATCATACTTccttcgtcacggtttagaagacacagtTAAACTTGTATGCGTTtttaaaatagacaaggtttaagacgtgaaagcaattactcctattaattaatactagtactactcatgcatgcgtcttcctaatttgctgctcacgcattagtactagtattttttGAGTTGATTAGGTGCATTAGCACTATGCctactacatctcacaaccaatcgatgactaCATTGGTCCGAGAGATTTTCCAAacgtgtcttctaaaccgtgacggagggagtagtattttttCAGTTGATTCGGCGCATTAGCACTACACctactacatctcacaaccaatcgatgactaccttggtcccagagattttccaaaagtgccttctaaaccgtgacggagggagtaggatagttcatttattgccatgcaagacacatagtagcacatcatttaatataatacggtatcatgatatgatactcaaccatcTCTTTCATCATTTAATTATATGCCACCTTATCgaaattgcctagttggcatgcatgatactacctactccctcctttccggtttatagggctcaaatctgaaatctcatcaaccaaggtgaattgtgagtggatgacactagtttaaactagccaatgaaatatttctcacatattcaatttccaaggcaataaatgtagcatccttcctttcattggacttgcatggtAGATGTAGAAAACGACTCATGCATAGCCACTCATCtcctttctctaaactctatgaattaaatatggcatgagactcaaagcactttaactcacttagactcaaaatgagcctaatataatggtAATCTAAATTTTTaagatgagccctataaaccggaaaggagggagtatgatactcccattacggaaACCAAaacggagaggaaaacaagagaaaTGAATGCTAATTTGCTAATTAATACTACTGCATGCAATGAGTTGACCActgcatgtcatgcaagttagcctcaagtcattaaaaacatacacaTCCCACGCctcttattggttgattcctttattcatgtcaaaaaacaagaaaaaagtgAAAGTTAATGTACCGTGCCtaagtgttttgggattatttggttcTCGTAAGATGACTTGtacaccgagacggagggagtactattttgaTTGAAAAGGTTAAATTTAAGCATTGTTTAGGCTAGTAGTCATAGTGAGAAATAACttaggctgctcatagtggggagtaacatatagtagtatcatgcatatgttactattgtatgatattatcttcatagtgcatagtatcataaactagtatcataggttatctcatttattgacatgcatgacacatagtagcatagcatttaacatgatacaGTATCtagtacctatgttactctaaccttctctctcttctttaattacttgccacatcagcatgtttgctagtcccaagactatgatactagctatgataccccaCTATGGCCATCCTtagactagtatcatgcataatgTTAAGATTAATTACAAATGTAATTAGGGGAAATCTCGCCTTGCCTATAAATTACaaatgtttgctagtcccaagactaTGATACTAGCTATGATGCAAGATTGTACAACGCTTTGGTTgcaaacaaaaaacttgatgcagggGGTCTTGAGTTTCTCAACAGGCACATTCAACTTTGGCCaaagtgggcacgagcttatgatgaagatggccgaagatatggtcaaatggcaagcaacatggcagaatgcttcaaccgggtgttgaagggtgtccgtgTGTTGCCGGTGACGACAATAGTccaatacacattcgacaagttgagagccTACTTTCTAAAATGCCGGTGACTGAAATGGATGATCAGATTGCGGGGGAGACAAGAAAAAGTACAAGTACAAGTTCCCACTAAAGGTTAACAAATGGATGGAATTTCAATCACGGAAGTCTGACTCCAAAATAGCTACGTTGTACAACAAAGAAGATTGGACATACCGAGTGAATGAGCCAGGAGGAACGACATACGATGGCCACCAACACGGAAACATGGCGTTCAAGGTAtctttatccttgtgtgattgctcttgCGAGAGGCCAAGGTTGATTCATCTTGCATGCTCGCACTTATACACGGCAGCTCGCActaggaatgtggacgtcaaccatccGCTAACTGTGAGGATgtccgagttctcgatcatggccacgaagcatacatgggctcctagagttgaaccatactttgaccaatcgCAGTGGCCAGAGTACcatggagtacaactatggtCTGACCCAGAATGGAAGGTGGTCAGACGGGGAAGGCGAAATACGaagcgttttagaggagacatggatggatggggccatggtggtcgcagagaaatggggaacaaccaattccaagagaCTACCGAGAGATCACATTGTGGAGAGTGTGGTGTAACAGACACAACACAAGAAGGTGTACCCacccaaagaagaagtccaaaaacaatgattcAAGGCCAAACCAAGAAAGTAGTAGCCAACAAAGTCCTAGCCAAGCAAGTAGTTGCCAACAAGGTCCTAGCCAAGCAAGTAGTAGCCAACAAGGTCCGAGCCAAGCAAGCAGCAGCCAACAAGTTCCTCGTCCACATGTTCCTAGAcaacatgttcctagccgacttggACTTATTAGAGGACGTGCTTtcccgctgatacgtccattttgcatcatgctttcatgttgatatttatcgctttttgggttgttattacatttcacggtacaatacttatgccttttctctcttattttgtaaggtttacatgaagagggagaatgccggcagctgtaattctggcctgaaaagggagcaagtttgagatacctattttgcgcaactccaaaagccgtgaaaatcaacggggatttattttgaaatttataaaaaatactgggccaaagaattaCCATAGGGGCAccagcaggaagccacaagcctgctaggcgcagcctcccccctggccatgcctagggggcttgtgggctcccagctggccctttggcccccctcttttgctacaagaagggtttcgttccagaaaaaatcgagaggaggcttttgggaggaaccgccgccgccacgaggcggaacttgagcacaaccaatctagagctccgacatgacgatcctgctggggaaacttccctctcggagggggaaatcgtcgccatcgtcatcaccaacactcctttcatcagaggggactcatcaccatcaacatcttcatcagcaccatcacatctccaaatcctagttcatctcttgtaaccaatcttcgtctcgcgactccgattggtacttgtaaggttgctagtagtgttaattactcttcgtagttgatgctagttggattactttgtggaagattatatgttcagatctttgatgctactcattacctctctagtcatgaatatgattatgctttgtgagtagttacttttgttcctgaggacatgggataagtcatgctataagtagtcatgtaaatttggtattcgttcgatactttgatgtgttgtatgttgtctctcctctagtggtgttatgtgaacgtcgactacataacacttcaccattatttgggcctagaggaaggcattgggaagtagtaagtagatgatgggttgctagagtgacagaaccttaaaccctagtttatgcgttgcttcgtaaggggctgatttggatccactagtttaatgctatggttagactttgtcttaattcttctttcgtagttgcggatgcttgagagaggagttaatcataagtgggatgtttgtccaagtaagggcagtacccaaacgccggtccacccacatatcaaactatcaaagtagcgaacgtgaatcatatgaacatgatgaaaactagcttgacagaatttcccatgtgtcctcgggagcgttttacctcctataagagtttgtccaggcttgtcccttgctacaaaagggattggtccactttgctacaccgttattactattgttacttgctacttgctacgaatcatcttgtcacacaactacttgttaccgataatttcagtgcttgcagaggttaccttgctgaaaaccacttgtcagatccttctgctcctcgttgggttcgacactcttacttatcaaaaggactacgatagataccctatacttctgggtcatcaagactattttctggcgccgttgccggggagtgaagcgcctttggtaagtggaaattggtaaggaaacatttatatagtgtgctgaaatttatttccacttgtcactatggaaactaatcctttgaggggcttgttcggggtatcttcacctcgaacggaagcacaaagagttgctcctcaatctgctgaacctactgaaaatattttctatgaatttccttcggtatgcttgagaaactgctggctaatccttttacacgagatggaacatcacatcccgacttgcatctaatctatgtagatgaagtttgtggtttatttaagcttacaagtttccccgaggatgaggtcaagaagaaggtatt
This window encodes:
- the LOC123429484 gene encoding protein ASPARTIC PROTEASE IN GUARD CELL 1-like, whose amino-acid sequence is MSILYAYKLCFLFALLISSSHGTVGNVAPPSAGFSLPVVSNQETADGQLGANLTSIGPHIAPVGWPLYGVLVGVGSGQTRHFYKLGLDLVGNLTWMQCQPCVPEVRQEGAVFDSAESPRYKHMKATDPMCTPPYTPSVGNRCSFYTTTWNVAAHGYLGSDMFAFAGTGAGGHSTDVDQLIFGCAHTTDGLERLSHGVLAGALSLSRHPMSFLSQLTARGLADSRFSYCLFPEQSHPIAKHGFLRFGRDIPRHDHAHSTSLLFTGPGSGGMYHIRVVGISLNGRRIMRLQPAMFTRNLQTRRGGSVVDPGTPLTRLVRQAYDIVEAEVVANMQKQGARRAKAQVQGHRLCFVSWGHVHLPSLTINMYEDTAKLFIKPELLFRKVTARLLCFTVMPDEEMTVLGAAQQMDTRFTFDLHANRLYFAQENCNADTRFTSRS